One region of Spiroplasma endosymbiont of Asaphidion curtum genomic DNA includes:
- a CDS encoding transposase family protein produces the protein MLDKYKDENEFYSLIGIKYKTFMKMVEILKKAEAKQKQIGGRPNKLSIEQRLLMTLEYWKEYSTYRIIAKNIILVMLVVFVISFELKIL, from the coding sequence ATGTTAGATAAATACAAAGACGAAAATGAATTTTATAGTCTAATAGGCATAAAATATAAAACTTTCATGAAAATGGTAGAAATTTTAAAAAAAGCTGAAGCTAAACAAAAACAAATTGGTGGTAGACCAAATAAATTATCAATAGAGCAAAGATTACTTATGACTTTAGAATACTGAAAAGAATATAGTACATATCGTATTATTGCAAAAAATATAATATTAGTCATGTTAGTTGTATTCGTAATATCTTTTGAGTTGAAAATACTCTAA
- the fba gene encoding class II fructose-1,6-bisphosphate aldolase, which yields MAKLVNPTVMLQKARKENYAIAHFNINNLEWIKAILKAVQETNSPVILGVSEGAIKYMGGVKTVYGLVTNLMDFIKVTVPIVLHLDHGQTVESCIAAIDAGFSSVMFDGSHHPLAENLKLTAQVVEYAHRKNVAVEAEVGTIGGEEDGVIGTGELATLDECQAMKNLAVDFLAAGINNIHGPYPKNWDGLKLDLLKNISENISLPLVLHGGSGIDMEQIKQAISLGISKINVNTELQLEFQQATRQYIVAEKDQTGKGYDPRKLLNPGIVAVENKAKQLLAEFGSLGKA from the coding sequence ATGGCAAAATTAGTTAATCCAACAGTAATGTTGCAAAAAGCAAGAAAAGAAAATTATGCAATTGCGCATTTTAATATTAATAACTTAGAATGAATTAAAGCAATTTTAAAAGCAGTACAAGAAACTAATAGTCCGGTAATTTTAGGAGTATCGGAAGGGGCAATTAAATATATGGGGGGAGTTAAAACTGTTTATGGACTGGTTACTAATCTAATGGATTTCATTAAGGTTACTGTTCCCATAGTATTACATTTAGACCACGGTCAAACTGTTGAATCGTGTATTGCTGCGATTGATGCTGGTTTTTCTTCAGTAATGTTTGATGGTAGTCATCATCCTCTTGCTGAAAATTTAAAATTAACTGCCCAAGTAGTAGAATATGCTCATCGTAAAAATGTTGCTGTTGAGGCCGAAGTTGGTACCATTGGCGGTGAAGAAGATGGTGTTATTGGTACTGGTGAATTAGCAACACTTGATGAATGTCAAGCAATGAAAAACTTGGCTGTTGATTTTTTAGCTGCGGGAATTAACAATATTCACGGTCCATATCCTAAAAATTGAGATGGTTTAAAATTAGATTTGTTAAAAAATATTTCTGAGAATATTTCTTTACCACTGGTGTTACATGGTGGTTCGGGAATTGATATGGAACAAATTAAACAAGCGATTAGTTTAGGAATTAGTAAAATTAATGTTAATACGGAATTACAATTAGAATTTCAACAAGCAACAAGACAGTATATTGTTGCTGAAAAAGATCAAACTGGTAAAGGTTATGATCCACGAAAATTATTAAATCCGGGAATTGTTGCTGTTGAGAATAAAGCTAAACAATTATTAGCAGAGTTTGGTAGTTTAGGTAAAGCTTAA
- the rpoE gene encoding DNA-directed RNA polymerase subunit delta, with the protein MNKSLVDLAYEFLIKRKHAGFKEIYDYVKIAKETPIEAEAKEMVNLYTDMVLDNRFLLIQDNEWGLRQDYKFDEIKKQLEFLFAINDDIDPKELEVTEIIDEVDDVFEESIDSEDELEIDSDEEEDKVDWDEIEKEMEENN; encoded by the coding sequence ATGAATAAGTCTTTAGTTGATTTGGCATATGAATTTCTTATTAAGCGAAAACACGCTGGTTTTAAAGAAATTTATGATTATGTTAAGATTGCCAAGGAAACACCAATTGAAGCCGAAGCAAAAGAAATGGTTAATTTATATACTGATATGGTATTGGATAATCGTTTTTTGTTAATTCAAGATAACGAATGAGGGTTACGACAAGATTATAAGTTTGATGAAATTAAAAAACAATTAGAGTTTTTATTTGCTATTAATGATGATATTGATCCTAAGGAATTAGAAGTTACTGAAATTATTGATGAAGTTGATGATGTTTTTGAAGAAAGTATTGATAGTGAAGATGAATTAGAAATTGATAGTGATGAAGAAGAAGATAAAGTTGATTGAGATGAAATTGAAAAAGAAATGGAAGAAAATAACTAG
- the gltX gene encoding glutamate--tRNA ligase → MNKIRLRYAPSPTGYLHIGGARTAIFNYLFAKHYNGTFIVRIEDTDLERNVSGGIKSQLDNLRWLNIVIDETIDTLGNFGPYQQTKRLQIYIKYANELVNNSLAYYCYCSTEQLTQMKQKQIEQGIAPSYDGNCWSLSINDIKEKEVLGIKPSIRIRIPENRSYILNDLVRKEVIFASKDISDFVIIKSNGVATYNFAVVIDDYLMKISHVLRGEEHLSNTPKQLVVYEAFNWTPPIFGHLPLIVNENRKKLSKRDGTIVQFISQYRELGYLPEALFNFFVLLGWSPPDTQEIYSISQLIAIFDENRFSKSSSLFDVNKLNWINNKYIQKLDAIAYWELCLPFLCKVYEIKAYPLVWWQEVVSLYQQELIYAQQISALVAMFIEDDIVVTEIIEYLKTNDVLLVINSFKQLIENLKQWDDDSINGIITTIKKELNLKGKDLLMPIRIASSKRMVGPQLVKTIKLLGQKKVMNNINEILEILNRVG, encoded by the coding sequence ATGAACAAAATAAGATTACGCTATGCGCCTAGTCCGACAGGATATTTACATATTGGTGGTGCCAGAACAGCAATTTTTAATTATTTATTTGCTAAACATTATAATGGCACATTTATTGTACGAATTGAAGATACTGATTTAGAACGAAATGTTAGTGGTGGTATTAAGTCACAATTAGATAATTTACGATGATTAAATATTGTTATTGATGAAACTATTGATACATTAGGTAATTTTGGACCATATCAGCAAACTAAGCGTTTACAAATTTATATTAAATATGCTAATGAGCTTGTTAATAATAGTTTAGCATATTATTGTTATTGTTCAACAGAACAATTAACACAAATGAAACAAAAACAAATTGAGCAAGGAATAGCACCAAGTTATGATGGCAATTGTTGAAGTCTTTCTATTAATGATATTAAAGAAAAAGAAGTTTTAGGAATTAAACCAAGTATTAGAATCCGAATCCCAGAAAATAGATCTTATATTCTTAATGATTTGGTACGGAAAGAAGTAATATTTGCTAGTAAAGATATTAGTGATTTTGTTATTATTAAATCAAATGGGGTTGCTACTTATAATTTTGCTGTTGTTATTGATGATTATTTAATGAAAATTAGTCATGTTTTACGAGGTGAGGAGCATTTATCTAATACTCCGAAGCAATTAGTAGTATATGAAGCTTTTAATTGAACACCACCAATTTTTGGTCATTTACCATTAATTGTTAATGAAAATCGGAAAAAATTGTCAAAACGCGATGGAACAATTGTACAATTTATTAGTCAGTATCGGGAATTAGGATATTTACCAGAGGCTTTATTTAATTTTTTTGTTTTATTAGGTTGATCACCACCAGATACCCAAGAAATTTATTCAATATCGCAATTAATTGCTATTTTTGATGAAAATCGTTTTAGTAAATCTAGTAGTTTGTTTGATGTTAATAAACTTAATTGAATTAATAATAAGTATATTCAGAAATTAGATGCGATTGCTTACTGAGAATTATGTTTGCCATTTTTATGTAAAGTTTATGAAATAAAAGCATATCCGTTAGTTTGATGGCAGGAAGTAGTTAGTTTGTATCAGCAAGAATTAATTTATGCTCAACAAATAAGTGCTTTAGTTGCTATGTTTATTGAAGATGATATTGTGGTCACAGAAATTATTGAATATTTAAAAACTAATGATGTTTTATTAGTCATTAATAGTTTTAAGCAATTAATTGAAAATTTAAAGCAATGAGATGATGATAGTATTAATGGCATTATTACTACGATTAAAAAAGAACTAAATCTTAAAGGTAAAGACTTATTGATGCCAATTAGAATTGCTAGTTCAAAACGAATGGTAGGACCACAATTAGTAAAAACAATTAAACTTTTAGGTCAAAAAAAAGTTATGAATAATATTAATGAAATATTAGAAATACTTAATAGGGTGGGGTAA
- a CDS encoding IS1/IS1595 family N-terminal zinc-binding domain-containing protein: MEKIIQELVNNLTDDQFLEFYEKVKQQAELIKKQKRLNEIDQKFRAQGIKCPKCESYHCVKNGHNSEGKQKYLCKNCCASFDAFRNHFIYWSHLNYEQWNLLIQISLLGQSSKTISRFIKTTLKTAWYNRQKLMKSKQLENTQLKFKKLSGKIQIDETFIKEIHKGNFKHKTDPRRIHLDPFTTNTKCCIQMAIDNNNNIYVKSTNTKRLQKQWVIENMNKELINKNSIITSDMQKLYFLVAKQTNSTLCVTKTTINPEASYRNLNKISKLQSSLKEALIHYHGLGFTNIQNYLNLWKWKYQHKGLTPNQQTAVLYFNVCQIVKLSATKLFF, from the coding sequence ATGGAAAAAATAATTCAAGAACTAGTAAATAATTTAACAGATGATCAATTTTTAGAATTTTATGAAAAAGTCAAACAACAAGCAGAATTAATAAAAAAACAAAAACGTTTAAATGAAATTGATCAAAAATTTAGAGCTCAAGGTATTAAATGCCCTAAATGTGAATCTTACCATTGCGTTAAAAATGGACATAATTCAGAAGGAAAACAAAAATATTTATGTAAAAATTGCTGTGCAAGTTTTGACGCTTTTCGTAATCATTTTATTTATTGAAGTCATTTAAATTATGAACAATGAAATTTATTGATTCAAATTTCATTGCTGGGGCAATCTAGTAAAACAATTTCTCGTTTTATTAAAACTACATTAAAAACCGCTTGATATAATCGTCAAAAATTAATGAAATCAAAACAATTAGAAAATACCCAATTAAAATTTAAAAAATTATCTGGTAAAATCCAAATCGATGAAACTTTTATTAAAGAAATCCATAAAGGAAATTTCAAACATAAAACTGATCCACGAAGAATTCACCTTGACCCATTCACAACTAATACTAAATGCTGTATTCAAATGGCAATTGATAATAATAACAATATTTATGTTAAATCCACAAACACCAAACGTTTACAAAAACAATGAGTTATTGAAAATATGAACAAAGAATTAATTAACAAAAATTCAATTATTACTTCTGATATGCAAAAATTATATTTTTTAGTAGCAAAACAAACAAATTCTACTTTATGTGTAACTAAAACAACAATTAATCCTGAAGCTAGTTATCGTAACTTAAATAAAATCAGTAAATTACAATCTAGTCTTAAAGAAGCCTTAATTCATTATCATGGTTTAGGTTTTACTAATATTCAAAATTATTTAAATCTCTGAAAATGAAAATACCAACATAAGGGTTTAACTCCAAACCAACAAACAGCGGTATTATATTTTAATGTATGCCAAATTGTAAAGTTAAGTGCAACTAAATTATTTTTCTAA
- a CDS encoding transposase family protein gives MQFYLLALTSIIQLFNNKIISVDFCYGSIHDYKLFLKSNTLINPKLELIADSGYQGLQNVHKNTLLPIKKSKNNPLNPNKKEYNSFLSKVRIAIEHVFARLKRFKILVYRYRNKIRRFGLRFNLISGIYNFELS, from the coding sequence TTGCAATTTTATTTACTTGCACTTACAAGTATAATTCAGCTATTTAACAATAAAATTATTTCAGTAGATTTTTGTTATGGCAGTATTCATGATTATAAGTTATTTTTAAAATCAAATACACTTATAAATCCAAAATTAGAATTAATTGCTGATTCAGGATATCAAGGTTTGCAAAATGTTCATAAAAATACATTATTGCCAATTAAAAAGAGTAAAAATAATCCTTTAAATCCAAATAAAAAGGAATATAATAGCTTTTTAAGTAAAGTTAGAATTGCCATTGAACATGTTTTTGCTAGATTAAAAAGATTTAAAATACTAGTTTATCGTTATCGCAATAAGATTAGAAGATTTGGATTACGATTTAACTTAATTTCAGGAATATATAATTTTGAATTAAGCTAG
- a CDS encoding ATP-binding cassette domain-containing protein, with product MLRLENNIIKIVDKIEGYVPSLLSFTIKEGEKWLVQGYNGIGKTTLLETLTGNIKPISGVITIGDNVTIGYFKQFYNFLELSPIQYLKSLNPEMDDGEIRKILASFGIKRELAMQSLNKLSGGEQTKVRLAVLPLVPCSLLILDEPTNHLDDLAKDSLLEAITNYSGTVLLTSHDINFNISWVDKTLNFFNFVENSWYLLNILNFRYIFNMIEVDNNYGKNNSRTSK from the coding sequence GTGCTTCGTCTAGAAAATAATATTATCAAAATAGTAGATAAAATTGAGGGTTATGTACCAAGTCTATTATCATTTACGATTAAAGAAGGTGAAAAATGATTGGTGCAAGGATATAATGGGATTGGAAAAACAACATTACTAGAAACTTTAACTGGTAATATTAAACCAATCTCAGGGGTAATTACAATTGGTGATAATGTTACGATTGGTTATTTTAAACAGTTTTATAATTTTCTTGAATTATCACCAATTCAATATTTAAAATCATTAAATCCGGAAATGGATGATGGTGAAATTAGGAAAATATTAGCTAGTTTTGGAATTAAACGCGAATTAGCGATGCAATCACTTAATAAATTATCAGGGGGGGAACAAACTAAAGTTCGGTTAGCAGTTTTGCCTTTAGTTCCTTGTAGTTTATTAATTTTAGATGAGCCAACTAATCATTTGGATGATTTAGCTAAAGATTCATTATTAGAAGCAATTACTAATTATTCTGGGACAGTATTATTGACTAGTCATGATATTAATTTTAATATTTCTTGAGTTGATAAAACATTAAATTTTTTTAATTTTGTCGAAAACTCTTGATATTTATTGAATATACTTAATTTTAGGTATATTTTTAATATGATAGAGGTGGATAATAATTATGGAAAAAATAATTCAAGAACTAGTAAATAA
- a CDS encoding CTP synthase has translation MTKYIFITGGVVSSLGKGIAGASIGHILKDSGLKVFMQKFDPYINVDPGTMNPYEHGEVFVTADGSETDLDLGHYERFIDENLTCYSSITAGKAYLEVIEKERNGDYEGKTVQVVPHLTDIIKKKIYLAATVSKADIIIGEIGGTVGDIESLPFIETIRQIRMEKGKENVLFIHVALVPFIAASGEFKTKPVQHSVKELLSLGIQPDIILARSEQELSAQLIDKISLFCNVNRNAVFSTYDVDNIYKVPVVLYEQDILTTIASLLHLKIKHNNLKKLKLFLQKACDAKNKVIKIYLVGKYIELPDAYLSVLESLKLAGYEKGVEVKVQWIGANDIDENNYENIFKHCKGIIVPGGFGYRGIEGKILAAKYARKHHIPYFGICLGMQTALIEFAQDVCKLPDAHSEEFFPECKNPILHLIRGKNSTDHIGGTLRLGNYDINIEDKTLVFKLYKKKVIQERHRHRYEVNNDYLDLFKEKGIIFSGMYKKQSLVEIIELKNHPFFIGSQYHPEFISRPSKPNPLFIGFIEAVIKAH, from the coding sequence ATGACAAAATATATTTTTATTACTGGGGGTGTAGTTTCTAGTTTAGGCAAGGGAATTGCTGGTGCTTCAATTGGTCATATTTTAAAAGATAGTGGATTAAAAGTTTTTATGCAAAAATTTGATCCATATATTAATGTTGATCCGGGAACAATGAATCCATATGAACATGGTGAAGTTTTTGTTACTGCTGATGGTAGTGAAACTGATTTGGATTTAGGTCATTATGAACGTTTTATTGATGAAAATTTAACTTGCTATTCATCAATTACTGCTGGTAAAGCATATTTAGAAGTAATTGAGAAAGAACGGAATGGTGATTATGAAGGTAAAACAGTTCAAGTAGTACCACATTTAACAGATATTATTAAGAAAAAGATTTATTTGGCAGCAACTGTTAGTAAAGCTGATATTATTATTGGTGAAATTGGAGGCACTGTTGGTGATATTGAGTCATTACCATTTATTGAAACGATTCGGCAAATAAGAATGGAAAAAGGGAAAGAAAATGTGTTATTTATTCATGTTGCTTTAGTACCATTTATTGCTGCTAGTGGTGAATTTAAAACAAAACCAGTTCAACATTCAGTTAAAGAATTATTATCGTTAGGAATTCAACCAGATATTATTCTTGCTCGTAGTGAACAAGAGTTATCAGCACAATTAATTGATAAAATTTCTTTATTTTGTAATGTCAATCGTAATGCTGTTTTTAGTACTTATGATGTTGATAATATTTATAAAGTACCAGTTGTTCTTTATGAACAAGATATTTTAACAACGATTGCTTCATTATTACATTTAAAAATTAAACATAATAATTTAAAGAAATTAAAATTGTTTTTACAAAAAGCTTGTGATGCTAAAAATAAAGTCATTAAGATTTATTTAGTTGGTAAATATATTGAATTACCGGATGCGTATTTATCAGTTTTAGAGTCATTAAAGTTAGCTGGTTATGAAAAAGGTGTTGAGGTTAAAGTTCAATGAATTGGTGCCAATGATATTGATGAAAATAATTATGAAAATATCTTTAAACATTGTAAGGGTATTATTGTACCAGGTGGTTTTGGTTATCGTGGCATTGAAGGAAAAATATTAGCTGCTAAGTATGCTAGAAAACATCATATTCCTTATTTTGGAATTTGTTTAGGTATGCAAACGGCATTAATTGAATTTGCTCAAGATGTTTGTAAATTACCAGATGCTCATTCTGAAGAATTTTTTCCTGAATGTAAAAATCCGATATTACATTTAATTAGAGGAAAAAATTCAACTGATCATATTGGTGGTACATTGCGATTAGGAAATTATGATATTAATATTGAGGATAAAACACTTGTTTTTAAATTATATAAGAAAAAAGTTATCCAAGAACGACATCGCCATCGTTATGAAGTAAATAATGATTATTTGGATTTATTTAAAGAAAAGGGGATTATTTTTAGTGGCATGTATAAAAAACAATCTTTAGTGGAGATTATTGAATTAAAGAACCATCCGTTTTTTATTGGTAGTCAATATCACCCTGAATTTATATCGCGACCTAGCAAACCAAATCCATTATTTATTGGATTTATTGAAGCAGTAATTAAAGCACATTAA
- a CDS encoding IS30 family transposase produces the protein MGYKHLGIYERIYIENQLKFKVKISEIAKNLNRSISTIIREVNRNKDSNHYFSLIAQNKAENRKQSHVYFHKFKNRELVKYVQQKLLLGWSPEQIYGRIKNFHKEWIISFKTIYNWIYSGLLEKVTNKNLRRKGKKRKSQENRGKFNGKSIKERNINVNNRITVGHWEGDTVVSSRGKSKSCLITLVERTSRFTLAMLVENRTTKVINENISHYLSILPNNLVKTITFDRGKEFSNWQQLEKNLNVKIYFANAYSPWQRGTNENTNGLIREKFPKKFNFSNTTKNAVHKFILSLNQRPRKILNYLSPIEYLVRKII, from the coding sequence ATGGGTTACAAACATCTTGGCATATATGAAAGAATTTATATTGAGAATCAATTGAAGTTTAAAGTAAAAATTAGTGAAATAGCTAAAAATCTTAATCGAAGTATTAGTACTATTATTCGAGAAGTCAATAGAAATAAAGATAGTAATCATTATTTTTCATTAATTGCACAAAATAAAGCAGAAAACAGAAAACAATCACATGTTTATTTTCATAAGTTTAAAAATAGAGAATTAGTAAAATATGTACAACAAAAATTACTATTAGGTTGATCGCCTGAACAAATTTATGGCAGAATTAAAAATTTTCATAAAGAATGAATTATTAGTTTTAAAACAATTTACAATTGAATTTATTCTGGATTACTTGAAAAAGTTACTAATAAAAATTTAAGAAGAAAAGGTAAGAAACGAAAATCTCAAGAAAATCGCGGTAAATTTAATGGTAAATCAATTAAAGAACGAAATATTAATGTTAATAATCGTATAACTGTTGGTCATTGAGAAGGTGATACTGTAGTATCATCACGAGGTAAAAGTAAATCATGTTTAATAACTTTAGTTGAAAGAACATCAAGATTTACTTTAGCAATGTTAGTTGAAAATAGAACTACTAAAGTTATTAACGAAAACATTAGCCATTATTTATCAATTCTTCCAAATAATCTTGTTAAGACTATAACATTTGATAGGGGTAAAGAATTTTCTAATTGACAACAACTTGAAAAAAATTTAAATGTGAAAATTTATTTTGCTAATGCGTATTCGCCTTGACAAAGAGGTACTAATGAAAATACTAATGGTTTAATTAGAGAAAAATTTCCTAAAAAATTTAATTTTTCAAATACTACTAAAAATGCAGTTCATAAATTTATATTGTCTTTAAACCAAAGACCAAGAAAAATACTAAATTATCTTTCACCAATCGAATATTTGGTTAGAAAAATAATTTAG
- a CDS encoding IS30 family transposase: MGYKHLGIYERIYIENQLKFKVKISEIAKNLNRSISTIIREVNRNKDSNHYFSLIAQNKAENRKQSHVYFHKFKNRELVKYVQQKLLLGWSPEQIYGRIKNFHKEWIISFKTIYNWIYSGLLEKVTNKNLRRKGKKRKSQENRGKFNGKSIKERNINVNNRITVGHWEGDTVVSSRGKSKSCLITLVERTSRFTLAMLVENRTTKVVNENISHYLSILPNNLVKTITFDRGKEFSNWQQLEKNLNVKIYFANAYSPWQRGTNENTNGLIREKFPKKFNFSNTTKNAVHKFILSLNQRPRKILNYLSPIEYLVRKII; this comes from the coding sequence ATGGGTTACAAACATCTTGGCATATATGAAAGAATTTATATTGAGAATCAATTGAAGTTTAAAGTAAAAATTAGTGAAATAGCTAAAAATCTTAATCGAAGTATTAGTACTATTATTCGAGAAGTCAATAGAAATAAAGATAGTAATCATTATTTTTCATTAATTGCACAAAATAAAGCAGAAAACAGAAAACAATCACATGTTTATTTTCATAAGTTTAAAAATAGAGAATTAGTAAAATATGTACAACAAAAATTACTATTAGGTTGATCGCCTGAACAAATTTATGGCAGAATTAAAAATTTTCATAAAGAATGAATTATTAGTTTTAAAACAATTTACAATTGAATTTATTCTGGATTACTTGAAAAAGTTACTAATAAAAATTTAAGAAGAAAAGGTAAGAAACGAAAATCTCAAGAAAATCGCGGTAAATTTAATGGTAAATCAATTAAAGAACGAAATATTAATGTTAATAATCGTATAACTGTTGGTCATTGAGAAGGTGATACTGTAGTATCATCACGAGGTAAAAGTAAATCATGTTTAATAACTTTAGTTGAAAGAACATCAAGATTTACTTTAGCAATGTTAGTTGAAAATAGAACTACTAAAGTTGTTAACGAAAACATTAGCCATTATTTATCAATTCTTCCAAATAATCTTGTTAAGACTATAACATTTGATAGGGGTAAAGAATTTTCTAATTGACAACAACTTGAAAAAAATTTAAATGTGAAAATTTATTTTGCTAATGCGTATTCGCCTTGACAAAGAGGTACTAATGAAAATACTAATGGTTTAATTAGAGAAAAATTTCCTAAAAAATTTAATTTTTCAAATACTACTAAAAATGCAGTTCATAAATTTATATTGTCTTTAAACCAAAGACCAAGAAAAATACTAAATTATCTTTCACCAATCGAATATTTGGTTAGAAAAATAATTTAG
- a CDS encoding HD domain-containing protein, giving the protein MMSQWMVRDSIYGNINVQESVIIALINSKEFQRLRRILQLGGGQFVFPSAVHNRFSHSLGVYYLIDKIFKNSSFHNVSNEEKTLTKIAGLLHDLGHGPFSHSFEKVSTINHEQWTIAIIQNEQSQINQVLKAFNIDAQAVCQIIAKTHPNKILLSLVSSQLDCDRMDYLLRDSYHTGVEYGNFDIDWIMENLRIVNNEIVYDEKALFAIENYLLGRCHMYWQIYNHKVGISFDYLLVNIFKRLKYLFTKNFKFKSDISLVELLLQENNPEQLNVSHYLQLDDYSLMSFFSLLAKEEDNILQDLTDRIVNRRFFKLITNVSANDLKNYQKLLVAGNYDLDYYLIIEEFNQPTLYQQDLMEQPIKLINKNDVVFNLEKKSKLINTNEQSSKQVESQQYVLLPKEVLVQT; this is encoded by the coding sequence ATGATGAGTCAATGAATGGTTCGTGATAGTATTTATGGTAATATTAATGTTCAAGAATCAGTTATTATTGCTTTAATTAATAGTAAAGAGTTTCAACGCTTAAGAAGAATTTTACAATTAGGTGGTGGACAATTTGTTTTTCCTAGTGCTGTTCATAATCGCTTTAGTCATTCATTAGGAGTTTATTATTTAATTGATAAAATTTTTAAAAATTCTAGTTTTCATAATGTATCTAATGAAGAAAAAACTTTAACAAAAATTGCTGGTTTATTACATGATTTAGGGCATGGTCCTTTTTCTCATAGTTTTGAAAAAGTTTCGACAATTAATCATGAACAATGAACAATTGCCATTATTCAAAATGAACAATCGCAAATTAATCAAGTTTTAAAAGCATTTAATATTGATGCGCAAGCTGTTTGTCAAATTATTGCTAAAACTCATCCTAATAAAATTCTTTTATCATTAGTAAGTTCCCAACTTGATTGTGATCGGATGGATTATTTGTTAAGAGATTCTTATCACACAGGTGTTGAATATGGAAATTTTGATATTGATTGAATTATGGAAAATTTACGAATTGTTAATAATGAAATTGTTTATGATGAAAAGGCATTATTTGCAATTGAAAATTATTTGTTAGGTCGTTGCCATATGTATTGACAAATTTATAATCATAAGGTTGGCATTAGTTTTGATTATTTATTAGTAAATATTTTTAAACGTTTAAAATATTTGTTTACAAAAAATTTTAAGTTTAAGAGTGATATTAGTTTAGTTGAACTTTTATTACAAGAAAATAATCCGGAACAATTAAATGTAAGTCATTATTTACAACTTGATGATTATAGTTTAATGAGTTTTTTTAGTTTGTTAGCTAAAGAAGAAGATAATATTTTGCAAGATTTAACAGACCGTATTGTTAATCGAAGATTTTTTAAGTTAATTACTAATGTTAGTGCTAATGATTTAAAAAACTATCAAAAATTGTTAGTTGCAGGAAATTATGATTTAGATTATTATTTAATTATTGAAGAATTTAATCAACCAACATTATATCAGCAAGATTTAATGGAACAACCAATTAAATTAATTAATAAAAATGATGTAGTATTTAATTTAGAAAAAAAATCTAAGTTAATTAATACTAATGAACAAAGTAGTAAACAAGTTGAAAGCCAACAATATGTATTATTACCAAAAGAAGTTTTAGTACAAACATAG